One genomic segment of Erythrobacter sp. THAF29 includes these proteins:
- the rlmN gene encoding 23S rRNA (adenine(2503)-C(2))-methyltransferase RlmN: protein MADTNLMAIPGQVDPVPVARDITPRADGRIDLIGLPKSRIRELFAEAGLDAKQAKLRAKQVFHWLYHRGVTDFEAMTDIAKTMRPWLAERFVIGRPHVVEAQHSTDGTRKWLLQTADGHDFEMVFIPDADRGTLCISSQVGCTLNCTFCHTGTMRLVRNLTPGEIVGQVMLARDALGEWPKGRMDGLEDDASTGHYTADGRLLTNIVLMGMGEPLYNFDNVRDAMNLVMDGDGLALSKRRITLSTSGVVPMMERCGEEIGVNLAVSLHAVTKPVRDELVPLNRKYGIEELLQACADYPGASNARRITFEYVMLKDKNDSDEDARELVRLLKRYDLPAKVNLIPFNPWPGAEYECSTPERIRCFSDIVFEGGISAPVRTPRGRDIDAACGQLKTAAQKKSRAERDREAAAAAAANA, encoded by the coding sequence ATGGCAGATACGAACCTCATGGCCATCCCCGGGCAGGTCGACCCGGTTCCCGTCGCGCGTGATATTACGCCGCGCGCCGATGGCCGTATCGATCTGATAGGACTGCCGAAATCGCGCATCCGCGAGCTTTTTGCCGAAGCCGGTCTCGATGCAAAGCAGGCGAAGCTGCGGGCCAAGCAGGTGTTCCACTGGCTTTATCACCGCGGCGTAACCGATTTCGAGGCGATGACCGATATCGCCAAGACAATGCGTCCGTGGCTGGCCGAGCGGTTCGTGATCGGTCGCCCGCATGTCGTTGAAGCCCAGCACTCCACCGACGGAACACGCAAGTGGCTGCTGCAGACCGCCGACGGCCATGATTTCGAGATGGTTTTCATCCCGGATGCCGATCGTGGGACATTGTGCATTTCGAGCCAGGTCGGTTGCACGCTAAATTGCACCTTCTGCCACACAGGCACCATGAGGCTCGTGCGCAATCTCACTCCGGGCGAAATCGTTGGCCAAGTCATGCTTGCGCGCGATGCCCTGGGCGAATGGCCAAAGGGGCGGATGGACGGGCTTGAGGACGACGCAAGCACCGGCCACTACACCGCTGATGGGCGGTTGCTGACCAATATCGTCCTGATGGGCATGGGCGAACCGCTCTATAATTTCGACAACGTCCGCGACGCCATGAACCTCGTGATGGATGGCGACGGATTGGCGCTGTCGAAGCGCCGCATCACGCTTTCGACCAGCGGGGTGGTGCCGATGATGGAGCGCTGCGGCGAGGAAATCGGTGTTAATCTAGCAGTTTCGCTGCATGCGGTGACCAAGCCCGTTCGCGACGAGCTCGTCCCGCTCAATCGCAAATACGGAATTGAAGAGCTGCTACAGGCCTGCGCCGACTATCCCGGTGCCTCGAACGCGCGGCGCATCACCTTCGAATATGTGATGCTCAAGGACAAAAACGATAGCGACGAGGACGCGCGCGAGCTTGTCCGTCTACTCAAGCGGTATGACCTGCCGGCCAAGGTGAACCTCATACCGTTCAATCCGTGGCCGGGAGCAGAATACGAGTGTTCTACGCCGGAACGCATCAGATGTTTTTCCGACATCGTGTTCGAGGGCGGTATCAGCGCGCCGGTTCGAACCCCGCGCGGGCGCGACATCGACGCAGCCTGCGGCCAGCTGAAAACGGCAGCTCAAAAGAAAAGCCGCGCCGAACGCGACCGCGAAGCTGCTGCTGCGGCAGCGGCGAACGCGTGA
- a CDS encoding bifunctional 2-polyprenyl-6-hydroxyphenol methylase/3-demethylubiquinol 3-O-methyltransferase UbiG, whose product MSIDPATYEFYQSQAPHFSLSTAVSHSRHLDAFLDRLRPGSDVLELGCGAGRDAARIAERGFDLDATDGIPALVAKANERHDIGARLMRFDQLDARQAYDAVWAHACLLHCPRAELPAVLERIFNALRPGGFHYASFKLGYGEGRDLLGRLHNFPEARWVRQTYRDTGFRQIDEEIFAGKGSDGTQRDWIAITVRRP is encoded by the coding sequence GTGAGCATCGACCCTGCAACCTACGAATTCTACCAGAGCCAAGCGCCGCATTTCTCCTTGAGCACGGCCGTCTCTCACAGCCGACACCTGGATGCATTCCTCGATCGGCTGCGGCCTGGCTCTGATGTGCTCGAACTGGGGTGCGGAGCCGGACGCGACGCTGCTCGTATCGCCGAGCGCGGCTTCGATCTCGACGCGACCGACGGCATTCCCGCGCTCGTTGCAAAGGCGAACGAACGGCACGATATTGGTGCACGGTTGATGCGTTTCGACCAGCTGGATGCCCGGCAAGCTTATGACGCCGTGTGGGCGCATGCGTGCTTGCTCCATTGCCCGCGAGCAGAATTGCCAGCTGTCCTTGAACGCATCTTCAATGCGCTTCGTCCAGGCGGCTTTCACTATGCAAGCTTCAAGCTCGGCTATGGAGAAGGCCGGGACCTGCTGGGGCGGCTACACAATTTCCCCGAAGCACGCTGGGTCCGGCAGACCTACCGCGACACCGGCTTCCGCCAGATCGACGAGGAGATCTTCGCGGGAAAGGGCAGTGACGGTACTCAGCGCGACTGGATCGCAATCACGGTGCGGCGACCATGA
- a CDS encoding MOSC domain-containing protein gives MKLTVEAICTGTARPFHGVETSAIAKRPREGIVQILEEGFAPDEQADRRVHGGPEMAIHLYPLDHHEFWREQFGAINLLDEPGAFGSNLAVCGLTESDVHIGDRFRLGSALIEISQPRQPCWKIERRFEDFANSKGMVAKIVSTGRCGWYFRVLEIGHTQVGDTLERVEVGHEDWSVLETFEALIAGKASHNGLEQLANLSRLAPKLRAKAKAKLG, from the coding sequence ATGAAGCTGACAGTCGAAGCAATCTGTACGGGCACCGCGCGGCCGTTTCACGGGGTCGAGACAAGCGCTATTGCCAAGCGCCCACGTGAGGGTATCGTCCAGATTCTCGAAGAGGGTTTCGCTCCCGATGAGCAGGCGGATCGCCGCGTTCATGGCGGGCCGGAGATGGCCATCCATCTTTACCCGCTCGATCACCACGAATTCTGGCGTGAACAGTTCGGGGCGATCAACTTGCTCGACGAACCCGGCGCTTTTGGATCCAACCTTGCGGTGTGCGGTCTCACCGAAAGCGACGTGCATATCGGCGACCGCTTCCGCCTCGGCTCTGCGCTGATCGAAATCAGCCAGCCGCGCCAGCCGTGCTGGAAAATCGAGCGGCGGTTCGAGGACTTTGCCAACAGCAAAGGTATGGTCGCCAAAATCGTTAGTACTGGTCGTTGCGGATGGTACTTCCGCGTGCTGGAGATCGGCCACACCCAGGTTGGCGATACGCTCGAGCGAGTCGAGGTCGGACACGAAGATTGGTCGGTGCTTGAAACCTTCGAGGCTTTGATAGCGGGCAAAGCATCTCACAACGGGCTGGAGCAGCTCGCGAACCTTTCACGACTCGCCCCAAAGCTCCGTGCCAAGGCCAAGGCAAAACTCGGCTAA
- a CDS encoding glycine zipper 2TM domain-containing protein, with product MKQIALLAAAGSLAAMSAPAYAADIAPMPGATGTVSTVELASVFDTLEENAHHADHGPRYDRRYGRRYDDRYYDDDDYYEDRYDDRRKRYHEPRRIRRGDRIWRGRDGRYYCKRGDGTTGLIIGAAGGALIGRAIDTRGDRTVGTLLGGAIGALLGREIDRGELRCR from the coding sequence ATGAAACAGATTGCACTCCTCGCCGCCGCCGGCTCGCTCGCAGCGATGTCCGCTCCGGCATATGCCGCCGACATCGCCCCCATGCCTGGCGCGACGGGAACGGTTTCTACCGTCGAGCTGGCCAGCGTATTCGACACGCTCGAAGAGAATGCGCATCATGCAGATCATGGGCCAAGGTATGATCGTCGCTATGGCCGCCGTTACGACGATCGCTACTACGACGATGACGACTATTACGAGGATCGCTACGACGACCGTCGCAAGCGCTACCACGAACCCCGTCGCATTCGCCGTGGGGATCGCATCTGGCGCGGACGTGACGGCCGCTATTACTGCAAGCGCGGCGACGGCACGACCGGTCTGATCATCGGCGCGGCCGGTGGCGCATTGATCGGTCGCGCGATCGACACACGCGGCGATCGCACGGTTGGTACGCTGCTCGGAGGTGCCATCGGCGCATTGCTTGGACGCGAGATCGACCGCGGCGAACTGCGCTGCCGCTAA
- a CDS encoding SDR family oxidoreductase: MTLPAVLITGGATRIGAEIARGFSNAGWHVVIHYNSSAEPAERLAASLKSAESIQCDISDDDAAVSMIEELAGRLPHWRCLINSASVFDYDSATNLNPATNREAMQINALAPARMTQAYFAGAKCAAGRCAIQVTDMKIANPNPDFFSYTMSKHALSSTIGMLAKSLEASDRIYGIAPGAILASHDQSEEETEVSHRLNLLRRKTGPDEIVAAALFLASGQLRSGETLFIDSGQHLLDQDRDVIWLAREQVKDRRAPA; the protein is encoded by the coding sequence ATGACCCTGCCTGCAGTCCTGATAACCGGCGGAGCAACCCGGATCGGAGCCGAAATCGCGCGGGGGTTCTCCAATGCAGGCTGGCACGTCGTAATCCACTACAACTCGTCCGCGGAACCCGCCGAGCGGCTGGCAGCAAGCCTGAAATCAGCGGAATCGATACAGTGCGACATCAGCGATGACGATGCGGCGGTTTCGATGATCGAGGAGTTGGCCGGGCGTCTCCCCCATTGGCGGTGCCTAATCAACTCCGCATCGGTTTTTGACTATGACAGTGCAACCAATCTCAACCCGGCAACGAACCGGGAGGCGATGCAAATCAATGCCCTCGCCCCCGCCCGTATGACGCAAGCGTACTTCGCCGGTGCAAAGTGCGCCGCTGGACGCTGCGCGATCCAGGTCACCGATATGAAGATCGCCAATCCCAATCCCGATTTCTTCAGTTACACGATGTCGAAGCACGCGCTGTCATCGACTATCGGGATGTTGGCGAAGAGCCTAGAAGCCAGTGACCGGATTTACGGTATCGCCCCCGGCGCCATTCTCGCCAGTCACGATCAGAGCGAGGAAGAGACGGAGGTTTCGCACCGCCTCAACCTCCTGAGGCGCAAGACCGGGCCTGACGAGATCGTCGCTGCAGCGCTGTTCCTCGCATCGGGCCAATTGCGGAGCGGGGAAACACTGTTCATCGACAGCGGACAGCATCTGCTCGATCAGGATCGGGACGTCATCTGGCTCGCCCGTGAGCAGGTGAAGGACCGCAGAGCCCCGGCATGA
- a CDS encoding cytochrome b/b6 domain-containing protein has translation MKRHRLSTRLWHWINAAALIVLFMSGLNISNAHRYLYWGDYGFDPADAWTSVIRFPAWATLPQYYDLAAARDWHNLGAWVFGIGLLLVWIAMLANGHFRQDLATSLRNWHPREIVKEMFAHLQGKFERQGAKYNSLQKMTYGLVYGVLLPMMVFTGLAISPGIEPAAPWLIDIMGGRQSARSLHFIVAWALFAFFMVHIVMVLLSGPVMQIKAMITGGTLEETRNG, from the coding sequence ATGAAGCGGCACCGTCTCTCGACACGATTGTGGCACTGGATCAATGCGGCAGCGTTGATCGTGCTGTTCATGTCGGGCCTGAATATCTCGAACGCGCATCGCTATCTCTACTGGGGCGATTACGGATTCGATCCGGCCGATGCATGGACCAGCGTGATCCGCTTCCCCGCCTGGGCGACCTTGCCGCAGTATTACGACCTTGCCGCCGCGCGCGATTGGCACAACCTGGGCGCTTGGGTCTTCGGCATCGGGCTGCTGCTTGTTTGGATCGCGATGCTGGCAAATGGACATTTCAGGCAAGATCTGGCGACTTCGCTACGGAATTGGCATCCGCGCGAAATCGTCAAAGAGATGTTCGCGCACTTGCAGGGCAAGTTTGAGCGCCAGGGGGCTAAGTATAACAGTCTCCAGAAGATGACCTATGGCCTGGTATACGGCGTGCTTCTGCCGATGATGGTGTTTACCGGCCTGGCGATCAGTCCGGGCATCGAGCCCGCCGCACCGTGGTTGATCGATATTATGGGAGGGCGGCAATCGGCTCGTAGCCTGCATTTCATTGTCGCATGGGCGCTATTCGCGTTCTTCATGGTGCACATCGTCATGGTGCTGCTTTCAGGCCCAGTGATGCAAATCAAGGCGATGATAACCGGCGGGACGCTTGAGGAGACACGCAATGGCTGA
- a CDS encoding molybdopterin-dependent oxidoreductase, translating into MADLRRRSLLAGIAAFGTGACAKLAGSETGQSLFDTAEDWHRAAHRALAGRQTLAPEYSLEDRSPTFRGNGSLTVDTPEYRAELANGFAGWRIAVGGMVENPLILSMDDLRALPQRTQITRHDCVEGWSAIGEWTGPQLSTLLDAARIRPDANFIVFRCADVLYGRDYYESVDLVDAYHPQTIVAHLLNGEPIPEKNGAPLRMRIERQLGYKHAKYLTAIEAVASLKDIGDGKGGFWEDYGNYQWYAGI; encoded by the coding sequence ATGGCTGACCTTAGACGACGCAGCCTGCTCGCCGGCATCGCAGCGTTTGGCACAGGAGCCTGTGCCAAGCTCGCTGGCAGCGAAACCGGACAGAGCCTGTTTGATACAGCAGAGGACTGGCACCGCGCCGCGCATCGGGCGCTCGCAGGGCGTCAAACGCTCGCGCCCGAATACTCGCTGGAGGACCGCTCGCCGACTTTCAGGGGCAACGGCTCGCTAACTGTCGACACGCCGGAATATCGCGCGGAACTGGCGAACGGGTTTGCGGGATGGCGGATTGCCGTCGGCGGGATGGTCGAGAACCCTCTGATTCTTTCGATGGACGATCTTCGCGCCCTCCCCCAACGCACCCAGATCACCCGGCACGATTGCGTGGAGGGCTGGAGCGCAATCGGCGAGTGGACGGGACCGCAGCTGTCGACCCTGCTCGACGCCGCGCGCATTCGACCCGATGCCAACTTCATAGTCTTCCGCTGCGCCGATGTGCTTTATGGGCGCGACTATTACGAGAGCGTCGACTTGGTCGATGCTTACCACCCGCAGACCATCGTGGCGCATCTGCTCAACGGAGAGCCGATTCCCGAAAAGAACGGCGCGCCGCTGCGCATGAGGATCGAGCGGCAGCTGGGTTACAAGCACGCCAAGTATCTCACGGCCATCGAAGCGGTCGCGAGCCTCAAAGATATCGGCGACGGCAAGGGCGGGTTCTGGGAGGATTACGGCAATTACCAGTGGTATGCCGGGATCTGA
- a CDS encoding DUF1801 domain-containing protein — protein MAEAKTKQTDVPVEEFIANVEPAAKREDAKVLDALFRKVTGEEPKMWGPSIIGYGEYETTYASGRDVHWMRSGFSPRKAKHSLYLMGGYCDELAAKERAEVLSRLGKHSEGKSCLYINKLADVDLEVLEEMIAKDWATMQRIYPPK, from the coding sequence ATGGCTGAGGCGAAAACCAAACAGACCGACGTGCCGGTGGAGGAGTTCATCGCAAACGTTGAACCTGCGGCAAAACGGGAAGACGCAAAGGTGCTGGACGCGCTGTTCCGCAAGGTGACGGGTGAGGAGCCGAAGATGTGGGGCCCTTCGATCATCGGATACGGCGAATACGAGACGACCTATGCCAGCGGCCGCGATGTGCACTGGATGCGCAGCGGTTTCAGCCCCCGCAAGGCAAAGCATTCGCTCTATCTCATGGGCGGCTATTGCGATGAGCTGGCCGCTAAGGAACGTGCCGAGGTTCTCTCGCGTCTGGGCAAGCATTCCGAAGGCAAGAGCTGTCTCTACATCAACAAGCTGGCCGATGTGGATCTGGAGGTTCTCGAGGAAATGATCGCAAAGGATTGGGCGACGATGCAGCGGATCTATCCGCCCAAGTAA
- a CDS encoding class I SAM-dependent methyltransferase, with amino-acid sequence MSKTLLDKFFSNAVRKGRLGVVFADGKARTYGEAAEGFPEVVIRLADGKVPRDILLDPRLGAAEAFMDGRLIIEEGDIMALATLLRANDPWERGGDIAAPSLLRRIANQAGFAAEKLNNAVRAKANVAHHYDIGNNLYALMLDEEHWQYSCAYWPESVETLGEAQTAKLAHIAAKLAIKPAQTVLDIGCGWGGMAIFLAKHYDVQVTGITLSEQQVALARERVEKAGVAERVSIELVDYRDFASAGRKFDRIVSVGMFEHVGQPQFETFFKACANLLTDDGVMLLHTIGRFGSPGSTDAFTRKYIFPGGYIPALSETVEASEKFRLIATDIETLRLHYGKTLRCWYANCMKHKDAIVDMYDERFFRMWTFYLAGAATVFEYGSMCNYQIQYARSRHALPITRDYIEAEEKRLLGG; translated from the coding sequence ATGAGCAAGACCCTACTCGACAAGTTCTTCTCAAACGCCGTCAGGAAAGGGCGTCTTGGCGTGGTGTTCGCCGATGGCAAGGCCAGGACATATGGCGAAGCCGCTGAGGGCTTTCCGGAAGTCGTGATCCGCCTTGCCGATGGCAAGGTACCCCGCGATATTCTGCTCGACCCCCGGCTCGGCGCGGCGGAAGCTTTCATGGACGGCCGGCTGATCATTGAAGAGGGTGACATTATGGCGCTTGCCACCCTCTTGCGCGCGAACGATCCCTGGGAGCGCGGAGGCGATATCGCTGCGCCCAGCCTGCTCCGACGCATCGCCAATCAGGCCGGCTTCGCTGCGGAGAAGCTTAACAATGCCGTCCGTGCGAAGGCCAATGTCGCGCACCACTACGACATCGGGAACAATCTTTACGCGTTGATGCTGGATGAAGAGCATTGGCAGTACAGCTGTGCCTATTGGCCGGAGAGTGTCGAAACGCTGGGCGAAGCGCAGACCGCCAAGCTCGCACACATCGCGGCCAAGCTGGCGATAAAGCCTGCGCAAACCGTGCTCGACATCGGGTGCGGCTGGGGCGGCATGGCGATCTTCCTTGCAAAGCACTACGACGTCCAAGTGACCGGCATCACGCTTTCGGAGCAGCAAGTCGCTCTAGCGCGGGAAAGGGTGGAAAAAGCTGGCGTCGCCGAGCGGGTTAGCATCGAGCTTGTCGACTATCGCGACTTCGCCAGTGCCGGTCGCAAGTTCGATCGAATAGTGTCGGTCGGAATGTTCGAACATGTCGGCCAGCCGCAGTTCGAGACTTTTTTCAAGGCCTGCGCCAACCTGTTGACGGACGATGGCGTAATGCTGCTTCACACCATCGGGCGGTTCGGATCGCCCGGTTCGACCGATGCGTTTACCCGCAAGTACATTTTTCCGGGGGGATATATCCCCGCGCTTTCCGAAACGGTGGAAGCCTCCGAAAAATTCCGCCTCATCGCAACCGACATCGAGACGTTGCGGCTGCACTATGGAAAGACCCTGCGTTGCTGGTACGCCAACTGCATGAAACACAAGGATGCCATCGTCGACATGTACGACGAGCGTTTTTTCCGCATGTGGACATTCTACCTCGCGGGCGCTGCCACCGTCTTCGAATATGGCAGCATGTGCAATTACCAGATCCAGTACGCGCGCAGCCGCCATGCCCTGCCGATCACGCGGGATTACATCGAGGCGGAGGAGAAG